The following DNA comes from Candidatus Methylomirabilota bacterium.
GCGAGAAGTAGAACACGCCATCGAGCGATTCGACGCCGACGCTCGAGCCGATCTTGAAGCCGCGGGTCTCCTGCCCGTGGCAGAAGAGCCGCGCGCCACCCTTGAGCTCGATCAGCGCGATGTGCAGTGGCGCCTTGAACCCCTCGGGAGGCGAGTAAAGCGTGGTGAACGAGACGATCTCGCCCACGCCGGGCACGCTCGCCGGCTCCATCGCCACCGGGTGATCAGGGCAGTAGTGCGCTGGGGGCACGACCATCCGCTCGCAGCGCGGGCAGCGCGAGGCCTCGATGGACTGGACGATCATGCCCGTGCCTCGACGAGCGTCACCCAGTTATTGGTGGCGAGCCCGCCGATGGAGTGCCCGAGCCCCACGCGGGCCGAGACCTGGCGCCCCTCGGCCATCCCTCGGAGCTGTAGGCAGAGCTCGACGATCTGGGCGATGCCGGTGGCGGCCAGCGGGTGCCCCCGCGCCTTGAGCCCGCCGGAGGTGTTCACCGGCAGCCGGCCGTCGAGCGCCGTCTCGCCGTCGAGCGTCGCTCGCCCGGCCTTGCCCGCCGGCATGAGCCC
Coding sequences within:
- a CDS encoding OB-fold domain-containing protein; this encodes MIVQSIEASRCPRCERMVVPPAHYCPDHPVAMEPASVPGVGEIVSFTTLYSPPEGFKAPLHIALIELKGGARLFCHGQETRGFKIGSSVGVESLDGVFYFSHMSFADRTRLFWRRAGAGGEKVASITKSLAKGLFRGRSRGDS